In the Sandaracinus amylolyticus genome, CGAGCGGCTTGGGTGAAGCTCCGCAGCTCCGCGACGCGCACGAACACCCTGACCGACTCGATGTCGACGCTCATTGTCTGGTCTCGCGAGACAGTGTGTCGGGCTTCGGCCTCTTTATCCAGCGCCCGAGGCTCGCTACATCGAGGCATGCGCCTCACCGGATGGGCGCCAACCATGCGCGTTCGGTCCTGCGCGCGCCGAACGCGCCGGCGAACATTGTTCTGGAAATCGAGACGAACCTCGGAGCCGACATGACGAACTGGACGATCTCGGACATTCCCGCACAGAAGGGCCGCTCGGCGGTCGTCACCGGCACCGGCGGGCTCGGATACGAAGATGCGTTGGAGCTCGCGCGGGCAGGGGCGGACGTGATCATCGCGGGGCGCAGCCCCGAGAAGGGCGCGGAAGCGGTGGCGCGAATTCGCGCCGAGCTGCCTTCGGCGACGGTGCGGTTCGAAGAGCTGGACCTCGCCAGCCTCGAGTCGGTGTCGAGCTTCGCGGCTCGCCTGAAGAGTCAGAAGAGCAGCCTCGATCTGCTGATCAACAATGCGGCCGTGATGGTCCCGCCGAGGCGGCAGGAGACGTCGGATGGTCTCGAGCTCCAGTTCGGCACGAACTATCTCGGCCACTTCGCGCTCACGGCGCAGCTCATGCCGCTTCTTCGAAAGAGCACGAGCGCGCGGGTGGTGACCCTCTCCAGCGTCGCGAGCCGAGACGGCAAGATCAACTTCGCCGACCTGCAGGAGAAGCAGAGCTACGTACCGATGCGCGCGTATGGCCAGTCGAAGCTGGCGTGCCTGATGTTCGCGCTCGAGCTGCAGCGGCGCAGCGACGCCGGCCAGTGGGGCGTCGCCAGCA is a window encoding:
- a CDS encoding oxidoreductase, with amino-acid sequence MTNWTISDIPAQKGRSAVVTGTGGLGYEDALELARAGADVIIAGRSPEKGAEAVARIRAELPSATVRFEELDLASLESVSSFAARLKSQKSSLDLLINNAAVMVPPRRQETSDGLELQFGTNYLGHFALTAQLMPLLRKSTSARVVTLSSVASRDGKINFADLQEKQSYVPMRAYGQSKLACLMFALELQRRSDAGQWGVASIAAHPGISRTQLLHNAPGKWSAVGLTRTLLWFLFQPASRGALPTLYAATSPAAVGGAYYGPHAMSETRGHPALAKIPQQAADTAVAQRLWRVSEQLSGLAFDA